Genomic segment of Canis lupus dingo isolate Sandy chromosome 9, ASM325472v2, whole genome shotgun sequence:
TGCCTTCCGCCCTTCTGCAGCcatctgcatattttttttctctctttctttttcgcAATTTTGAACATTTTGCAGGACGAGGGGTTCGAGGCAGGTGAGAGCATCCTGCCAGTCGCCGAGGAGCCCCCCGGGCACTTGGCGCGCTCTCGGGGGACCGTCTGCACCGGGAACccgaaagttttttgtttttattttccgaTGCAGATGTATTTATAATATAgacagaagtattttttttttttcttgtctccacCGCCTTGAAAGCGAGTACTTTTGGCAAAGGAcggaggaataaaaaaaaaaaaaaaaaaaaaaaaaaaaagctcagcaacattttggggtgggggggcggctgggttttcttgttcttttttttttttttttttaaagaaaaaaatcttgagtgCATCGCGATGGAGAAAATGTCCCGACCGCTCCCCCTGAACCCCACCTTTATTCCGCCTCCCTACGGCGTGCTCAGGTCCTTGTTGGAGAACCCGCTGAAGCTCCCCCTTCATCACGAAGACGGTGAGCGCTGCCTTGCTGGCTGCCCCGCTCTGGGAAGGAACGGCGCCCCCGGGGTCCCCTTCCCCGGCCGGGCAGCCCTGCTGGAGcatccatcccctccctccctgtcccctggcGCCCTATCCCTGCTTTGTTGAAATTCGAAGAGCTCACCCATCACCCCCCTCCCTTCCTACCAAACGATGAgtgagatggggggggggggcgcggaaaTCCCCTCACTGAGCAGCGTTTAAAATAGCTCTGGGTCCGACCCAGGCGCCCTGGGTCCCGGGCCAGCGGCGCAGGTGGGAGTCCTAACTTGACAGGTCAGTGTTCCCTAGCTTGAGGCTCTCCCGCACGCAGAGCGAAGCCGCCGGGCGAGGGCAGAGCTCGGCGGGCTGGGAGGACACACCGGAGGGCCTGGCCCGGCTCCGTTGctggcggggcgcgcggggcgcggggcgcggggcgcggggcggggggtgggtctCGCCGCGTAGCCTGGGTCTCGGAATCCGGCTACTGTGGCTGTTACTTGGCATCCGGAGCTCGCGAGGGGCTCGCCTGCTACGGGGAATTCAAAaagcggggtgggggctggggctggggcgcgcggggcgcgcggggcggggggcggggggagcggtcTCTGGGCGGGCACCGTGCGCACCTCCAGCTCTGACACTTTCCCCGTGCACTTTTCCTGGTGGGAGGGGAGAGCGGAGCAGGCTCACGTGTAACCGCGCAGGAGCCTCCTCTGGCTTGAGCCTTTTCTTGGTAAGTCCCAAACCTCCCCCAGGCCACCTTGGCTGGAGCGGGAGAGGAGGGGTCGGGCGAGGAGGCGCGGGACCGAGCCGGTGCCGCCAGGGACTCGTCGTTTGGGCTGATGCGGTTTCAAGCCTTCGATGTCACAAGAGCAAATGCGAACCTTGCGGCTTAGAGTGTAAAAGTCTTTGAAAGATCATTTGGTTACAAATAGCTTGGGAGTACGCATCTTCTCTCctagcgggggggtgggggggtggggggggcggggggacaacCTGTTGCATTGCAGAAGTTGAGGGGTTTGGTTCGCCTTCTGCAAAGCTGAGCTTCCCTCTTAACTCTCCTTTAAGGAGTAGCACTTGGGAGGAAGGTGCTGCCTGCAGTCTTTTGCATCTGTGGGTGTTTCAAGTCAAATTCTCAGGAGATGAGACTAGAGGATTAGAATGGATGGCAGCGGAGGCTGTGTTTCTCTGAGGAAGAAACTCAGAAGCCAGATTCCCTAATCCCAGATTCCACCCGCGCCTGAGTACTAGAATGGGCAAAATCCAGAGCAGTGTTTAAAGACGTCCAGGGGTGAGCGGTACTTGCAGGTAGGACATAGCTGCATGCCTCCATCATTAGGTATGGAATCACCTTTCCAATAGCTGTGCTTTTGACAGATTGCatacatgtataatttttgtGAATTGGATCACACTTAAGCCtttggagaagaggaggggaaaaaaaccacacaaaaaagaaaaccccctTTTGTAAAATACAGGGTGCCCCAGTGGCTTTCTAAACAAACATATGTGGGCTGAGgaagttctcagtttttttcctctgccaGTGTGAGGCATTGGTCGAGTTCCTTCAAGTCTTAGAGcctctatgttttcattttagatgGGAATAATAGCTATTTGCAGATTTATTGTGAGATTTTTGGAGATTATATGTGGAAAGAGTCAGGTATATAATAAGTGCTCAGTGCAcggtttcttgccttttttttttttttaaagattttatttattcgagagagggagagagagcaagagagagagaaagagcaagcatgagtgagatgaggggcagagggaaaagtcctcttgcccctccctccttgctgaacagggagcctgatgtggggctggatccctggaccacgggatcatgacccaagctgaaggctgaaggcagatgcttacccgactgagcaacccaggcacccctcaatgcATGGTTTCAAAGGAGGGTGGAGAGTCCCTACTTTACCAAAATTAGAATCCCCAGCTCACTGGCTAAGTCTGAATGACCTCATATTGTTACTGTAATGAATTTCCTGGAAGAGAAATCATGCCTGGTTATTGgctgttttcttaaaaatcacagcAATTGTATGTAACTGCAGGTGTGACTTTCTCACCGTAGATCTAAATTATTTGTCTCCTCAAATCACGTTCTTCAAAATGCATTCCCTTGTTTATATCCTAGATCAGCTTGTAGCCCCGTCCCAAGGACTAATGCTTTCTTTCCAAAGTAAATAGGAAGATGTTGAAAAACAGGCAGAGATCCATGTCCTGTCTGAACTTTTAACTCTAGATCCACAAAAGCCAGCAGCCAGAGAAGAAACCCTGGTGTTTGTGAGAACATTTTGAACGTAGGGTTTTGTAGTGGAGGCTAGGAGGGGCGATTAAAGAAgcgacacttttttttttttcttttttaaagtccaACTTTCCCCGTTTTCTGCAGCATTTAGTAAAgataaagacaaggaaaagaagcTGGATGATGAGAGTAATAGCCCGACGGTCCCCCAGTCGGCGTTCCTGGGACCCACCTTATGGGACAAAACCCTTCCCTATGACGGAGATACTTTCCAGTTGGAATACATGGACCTGGAGGAGTTTTTGTCGGAAAATGGCATTCCCCCCAGCCCATCCCAGCATGACCACAGTCCTCACCCTCCTGGGCTGCAGCCAGCTTCCTCCTCGGCCCCCTCGGTCATGGACCTCAGCAGTCGGGCCTCTGCACCCATTCACCCTGGCATCCCGTCCCCGAACTGTATGCAGAGCCCCATCAGACCAGGTAAATTCTAAAAAGATTCTCCCTTCAGATGGGGAAAAGGGTGAAAGGGATGGACGGGAtgggggcaaggggtggggagaaggcatGGATATATTCACAGTCTAGGAGACTGGCCAGTTCTGAAAGAGGAATCTTGTGTTTTACTCACAGCCCTGGTTGTCCCACATCAGTGATTATCTGTATGTTCAGGAGAGTCAGCTACATGCAGATTCTATGGACCTACCTctcaaaattctgattttttaggTCTGGGGTGAGGGCCcaggaatatgcattttaaacCCCGGGGACTACTGATGCAGCTGATCCAAGGACTGCAGTTTAAGAAACCCTGGCCTACAGTGAATGGTTTGGATACTGTAGGCACCCACCTCCTCTATTGCCCCTTGCCCTCCTTCCCCAAATACATAGATATAAGATCTTGCTGAATGATGCGAGTAGACCCTCTCCAAGGCTGTGGCTCACctacattcatttttctctcaccTGAAGGGAGTGTGGGGCTGATCcctttttcatccttt
This window contains:
- the HLF gene encoding hepatic leukemia factor isoform X1 — protein: MEKMSRPLPLNPTFIPPPYGVLRSLLENPLKLPLHHEDAFSKDKDKEKKLDDESNSPTVPQSAFLGPTLWDKTLPYDGDTFQLEYMDLEEFLSENGIPPSPSQHDHSPHPPGLQPASSSAPSVMDLSSRASAPIHPGIPSPNCMQSPIRPGQLLPANRNTPSPIDPDTIQVPVGYEPDPADLALSSIPGQEMFDPRKRKFSEEELKPQPMIKKARKVFIPDDLKDDKYWARRRKNNMAAKRSRDARRLKENQIAIRASFLEKENSALRQEVADLRKELGKCKNILAKYEARHGPL
- the HLF gene encoding hepatic leukemia factor isoform X2, which gives rise to MEKMSRPLPLNPTFIPPPYGVLRSLLENPLKLPLHHEDAFSKDKDKEKKLDDESNSPTVPQSAFLGPTLWDKTLPYDGDTFQLEYMDLEEFLSENGIPPSPSQHDHSPHPPGLQPASSSAPSVMDLSSRASAPIHPGIPSPNCMQSPIRPGLECLALIQLSLPAPAVPFQPGPWVSLGPSPWLTSSQGCWCVPSRDHILLTQRNLLGLPGSCSHVERNVFLRYTSLQLSLQNTVESWALGQAYISLWNTLSHHSLAEHPRQCLFGE